From a single Candidatus Limnocylindrales bacterium genomic region:
- a CDS encoding amidohydrolase has translation MPAKTLLIENGLLVTLDTERRIIPNGSIAIEGNRIVAVGKSEEIRRKFQADRVLDAREKVILPGFVDAHVHLSEHIIRGLVPDDAPLHAWLPEWLFPVYSILTPEEEYYSAMLAFIEMIRTGTTTFCEAGTLFDVGSVVQAAEDIGIRGIVGRWTWDLPQAPPRMRQTTEEALRQNEALLSQINRNRNHPNGREARILAWPIILGIGTVSDELIKGAKSLADSYGVGFSMMHLATDPASGTKDTVPVSHLEELGVLDKNVKLVHMVYIQERDLELLRQYQVSVVHCPTAALRHMKGITRHGRFPEMLDKGICVALGGDSGNGSNHFNMCRMMYLVATLYKDSRMDVNQIPAETALEMGTLHGARALLMQDQVGSIQVGKKADLVLFDTRHIEWQPLLHPINNLIYSVSGHSVDTVLIDGEIVLEGGKFTRIKEEEIYSKVDQLAKRLVQRSGLQVKMKWKEV, from the coding sequence ATGCCTGCTAAAACTTTACTCATTGAAAATGGCCTGTTGGTAACGTTGGATACCGAAAGACGGATTATTCCAAATGGAAGTATTGCCATCGAGGGTAATAGAATAGTGGCTGTGGGAAAGTCCGAGGAAATTCGGCGGAAATTTCAAGCGGACCGGGTCCTGGATGCCAGGGAAAAGGTTATTCTTCCGGGATTTGTCGATGCCCATGTTCATCTCTCCGAGCATATTATCCGAGGCTTAGTTCCAGACGATGCCCCTCTTCATGCCTGGCTCCCGGAGTGGCTTTTTCCGGTTTATTCCATCTTAACTCCCGAAGAGGAATACTACTCCGCCATGCTTGCCTTTATCGAGATGATCCGGACTGGAACCACGACCTTCTGTGAGGCCGGAACCCTTTTTGATGTAGGAAGTGTGGTACAAGCGGCGGAAGATATTGGGATCCGAGGGATTGTGGGACGCTGGACCTGGGATTTACCCCAGGCTCCCCCTCGAATGAGGCAGACAACAGAAGAAGCTTTGAGACAAAATGAAGCTCTGTTATCTCAAATTAATCGTAACCGGAATCATCCCAATGGCCGTGAGGCCAGGATTTTAGCCTGGCCTATTATTCTGGGAATCGGAACCGTCTCCGATGAATTGATAAAGGGGGCTAAAAGCCTGGCAGATTCCTATGGAGTTGGCTTTAGCATGATGCATCTGGCCACAGATCCGGCTTCGGGCACCAAAGATACCGTTCCCGTTTCTCATTTGGAAGAATTAGGAGTTTTAGATAAAAATGTTAAACTCGTTCATATGGTTTATATCCAGGAGAGGGATCTGGAACTCCTCCGACAATACCAGGTGAGTGTAGTTCATTGTCCTACGGCTGCCTTGCGCCACATGAAGGGAATTACCCGACACGGCCGTTTCCCCGAAATGCTGGACAAAGGTATTTGTGTGGCCCTGGGAGGAGATAGTGGTAATGGTTCCAACCATTTTAATATGTGCCGCATGATGTACCTGGTGGCCACCCTCTATAAAGATAGTCGCATGGATGTTAATCAGATTCCGGCCGAAACCGCTCTGGAAATGGGCACTCTTCATGGAGCCAGGGCCTTGTTGATGCAAGATCAGGTTGGTTCTATCCAGGTGGGAAAAAAGGCCGACCTGGTTCTTTTTGATACCCGTCATATCGAATGGCAGCCCCTTCTTCACCCCATCAATAACCTGATTTATTCGGTAAGTGGACATAGTGTAGATACCGTGCTTATTGACGGAGAAATAGTTTTGGAAGGGGGAAAATTCACAAGAATCAAGGAAGAGGAGATCTATTCAAAGGTCGACCAGCTTGCCAAAAGGCTGGTACAAAGGTCCGGACTCCAGGTCAAGATGAAATGGAAGGAAGTATAA
- the hemL gene encoding glutamate-1-semialdehyde 2,1-aminomutase, giving the protein MDNRGRTTDHEPMTKSEILFAEAQKYLPGGVNSPVRAFKAVGGTPRFIQRAQGSKIYDVDGKEYIDYVGSWGPMILGHAHPQIVSALKEACERGTSYGAPTELEVTLARMVTQAFPSMELVRMVNSGTEATMSAIRLARGFTGRDKIIKFEACYHGHSDGLLVKAGSGVLTLGIPDSPGVPADYAKHTLTVPYNNLDAVKQVIEANRGEIAAIILEPIAGNVGVIPPAKGFLEGLRELTLEQGIVLIFDEVITGFRVAWGGAQELYGVQADLTCLGKIIGGGLPVGAYGGKREIMEKVAPLGPVYQAGTLSGNPLAMTAGIETLKIISQPGFYKDLEEKSARLAQGLQECAAKAGVPVYTTRVGSMMCLFFTDTPVTNYATAKTSDTKRYARYFGLMLERGIYFAPSQFEAGFVSAAHTEEDIEKTLAAAAEAFEKL; this is encoded by the coding sequence ATGGACAATAGAGGACGGACAACGGACCATGAGCCGATGACCAAATCTGAAATATTATTTGCAGAGGCCCAAAAATATCTTCCCGGAGGCGTTAACAGTCCGGTAAGGGCTTTTAAGGCCGTTGGAGGAACCCCTCGATTTATTCAGCGGGCTCAGGGTTCCAAGATTTATGATGTAGACGGTAAGGAATATATCGATTATGTGGGATCCTGGGGGCCTATGATTTTAGGGCATGCTCATCCCCAGATCGTTTCGGCTTTAAAGGAAGCCTGTGAACGGGGAACCAGTTATGGAGCTCCCACAGAACTGGAAGTCACTCTGGCCCGGATGGTGACCCAGGCGTTTCCTTCCATGGAGCTGGTTCGTATGGTTAACTCTGGAACCGAAGCGACCATGAGTGCCATTCGGCTGGCTCGAGGATTTACAGGTCGGGATAAAATTATCAAGTTTGAGGCCTGTTATCACGGTCATTCCGATGGGTTACTGGTTAAGGCAGGGTCAGGAGTTTTAACCTTAGGGATCCCGGATAGCCCGGGAGTACCGGCAGACTATGCAAAACACACCCTGACCGTTCCCTATAACAATCTGGATGCGGTCAAACAGGTCATCGAGGCCAATCGGGGTGAGATCGCAGCCATTATTTTAGAACCTATTGCGGGAAATGTAGGAGTAATTCCACCGGCTAAGGGATTTTTAGAAGGTCTTCGAGAGTTAACTTTAGAACAGGGTATCGTCCTGATTTTTGATGAAGTCATTACAGGATTTCGGGTTGCCTGGGGGGGAGCCCAGGAGCTCTATGGAGTCCAGGCAGACCTGACCTGTTTGGGAAAGATTATTGGAGGAGGACTTCCGGTTGGGGCATATGGAGGGAAAAGGGAAATCATGGAAAAAGTAGCTCCCCTCGGTCCGGTTTATCAGGCAGGAACCCTCTCCGGGAATCCCCTGGCCATGACCGCCGGAATTGAAACCCTTAAGATTATTTCTCAACCCGGTTTTTATAAGGATCTGGAAGAAAAATCTGCCCGACTGGCCCAGGGTCTTCAAGAATGCGCAGCTAAGGCCGGAGTTCCTGTTTATACCACCCGGGTCGGCTCGATGATGTGCCTCTTTTTCACGGACACTCCGGTAACCAATTATGCGACAGCTAAAACTTCCGATACGAAAAGATATGCCAGGTATTTCGGATTGATGTTGGAACGTGGCATTTATTTTGCCCCTTCACAATTCGAAGCCGGTTTTGTCTCGGCAGCCCATACCGAGGAGGATATCGAGAAAACTCTTGCCGCTGCTGCAGAGGCTTTTGAGAAATTATAA
- the hemA gene encoding glutamyl-tRNA reductase — MNIIVVGLNHRTAPVEIREKLAFFDKELEKPLTQLHQAKGILENFIISTCNRVEIYSVVSSTEEGIRTVKEFLATYQQVERSVLEKYLYVYEGDQAVAHIFRVASSLDSMILGEPQILGQMKAAYKIACESNTTRFFLHTLMHKAFKVAKAVRTETGISRNAVSVSFAAVELAKKIFGSLQDKQVLIIGAGEMGELAVRHLISEGVQRVLVTNRTYERAVELAKAFQGTAIPFDRISEALITIDIVISSTGSPHYLLKYEDIKALLSLRKNRPMFLIDIAVPRNLDPDINQLDNVYLYDIDDLQAVVEANIRERAKEAQRAEEIIQQEVLQFSKWLKAQDAVPTIKALRKKIETISRTELERRLPELKSLSQKDLEKIQIMVNLITNKILHDPLVALKKLSYTDEGSVYIQAVQKLFNLEVEE; from the coding sequence ATGAATATCATCGTTGTAGGACTTAATCACCGAACAGCTCCCGTAGAGATTCGGGAGAAATTGGCCTTCTTTGATAAAGAGCTGGAAAAGCCGCTCACCCAATTGCATCAGGCCAAGGGAATTCTGGAAAATTTTATTATTTCCACCTGTAACCGGGTAGAGATTTATTCGGTGGTTTCTTCTACAGAGGAAGGAATCAGAACGGTCAAAGAATTTCTTGCAACCTATCAGCAGGTAGAGAGGTCTGTTCTGGAAAAATATTTGTATGTTTATGAAGGAGATCAGGCGGTGGCCCACATTTTCCGGGTTGCTTCCAGTTTAGATTCCATGATCTTGGGAGAGCCTCAGATTCTAGGCCAAATGAAAGCAGCTTATAAAATAGCCTGTGAAAGTAATACCACCCGTTTTTTCTTACACACCCTGATGCATAAGGCTTTCAAAGTTGCTAAAGCCGTTCGCACAGAAACCGGGATTTCCAGGAATGCCGTTTCGGTTAGCTTTGCTGCCGTCGAATTAGCCAAAAAAATATTTGGAAGCCTCCAGGATAAGCAAGTCTTGATCATCGGAGCCGGTGAAATGGGTGAGCTGGCTGTACGCCATCTCATTTCAGAAGGGGTTCAAAGGGTTCTTGTAACCAATCGAACCTACGAGCGAGCAGTTGAGCTGGCTAAGGCTTTTCAAGGAACGGCTATTCCGTTTGATCGGATCTCAGAAGCTCTGATCACGATAGATATTGTCATCAGTTCTACGGGATCTCCCCATTATCTTTTAAAGTACGAGGATATCAAAGCACTTCTTTCATTGAGGAAGAATCGCCCCATGTTCTTGATTGATATTGCGGTACCTCGAAATCTGGACCCGGATATTAATCAACTGGATAATGTTTATCTCTACGACATCGATGACCTGCAGGCGGTGGTCGAAGCCAATATTCGAGAGCGGGCCAAAGAAGCTCAACGGGCTGAAGAGATTATCCAGCAAGAAGTTCTTCAATTTTCCAAATGGCTCAAAGCCCAGGACGCCGTTCCGACTATTAAAGCTTTACGGAAAAAGATTGAGACCATTAGCAGAACGGAACTGGAACGACGATTGCCGGAGCTGAAAAGTCTTTCCCAAAAAGATCTGGAAAAAATCCAAATTATGGTCAATCTCATTACCAATAAAATTCTCCACGACCCTTTGGTGGCTTTGAAAAAACTCTCTTACACCGATGAAGGTTCCGTCTATATTCAGGCAGTTCAAAAGTTGTTTAATTTAGAGGTTGAGGAGTGA
- the ccsA gene encoding cytochrome c biogenesis protein CcsA — MDTTHIINFFLFEILLVIFFLATLGYLSFLVTKKPFLARLATALTVVSFTLDTITILFKFTIIRISPFSNSKETLFLFIWATILVFLIVDLKYHIPVLGAFVIPIAFMLFIYAYSLPEGKTSLPAVQSYWIGLHAVVAILGYAVFAIASCAAVMYLIQERQLKSKKPGALYYRLPSLEILDNLSYQALLIGFPLLTLAIIIGAIWAKFRGVNPLSRDPTTIFAIIVWIIYAILIYARVTAGWRGRKASYLTILGFSYILITFMAIYYFSERRLHLF, encoded by the coding sequence ATGGATACCACTCACATCATAAACTTTTTTTTATTCGAGATTCTCTTAGTTATCTTCTTTTTGGCGACCCTGGGTTATCTTTCTTTTCTTGTTACGAAAAAGCCCTTTTTGGCCCGGCTTGCTACGGCATTGACGGTGGTAAGTTTTACGTTAGATACCATTACCATCTTATTTAAATTTACCATTATTCGGATCTCCCCTTTTTCCAATTCCAAAGAGACTCTCTTTCTTTTTATTTGGGCCACGATTCTGGTATTTTTGATTGTCGATCTTAAGTACCATATTCCCGTTTTGGGGGCTTTTGTTATTCCCATTGCTTTTATGCTGTTCATCTATGCCTATTCACTGCCGGAGGGGAAGACTTCACTCCCTGCCGTCCAGAGTTACTGGATCGGTCTTCATGCCGTGGTAGCCATTCTGGGTTATGCAGTTTTTGCCATTGCCTCCTGTGCGGCCGTCATGTATCTTATTCAGGAGCGACAGCTCAAGTCAAAAAAACCGGGGGCGCTTTATTATCGGCTTCCTTCTCTAGAAATTCTGGATAATTTAAGCTATCAAGCCTTGTTGATTGGATTCCCCTTGTTGACATTAGCCATTATCATTGGAGCCATTTGGGCCAAGTTTAGAGGTGTAAATCCCCTCAGCCGGGATCCGACGACTATTTTTGCCATTATTGTCTGGATTATTTATGCCATCCTTATCTATGCCCGAGTTACGGCAGGTTGGAGAGGAAGAAAGGCTTCTTATTTGACCATTCTGGGATTCTCTTACATTTTGATTACTTTCATGGCGATTTATTATTTTTCTGAGAGAAGATTACATCTTTTTTAA
- a CDS encoding CYCXC family (seleno)protein, giving the protein MEENTQNPGKPKKNFLDRLAASRSAVVALIFLLILIVGVDIYFLLGMRFRSASGFRTEKRTGFSLPAIPRSPRPKTLSPTLFTDKTALAYQIAQADPELVENLPCYCGCYRTHHHQNNLDCYVDTHSAGUEICRSITLEAYEMKGKGYSLAAIKEAIDKKYAFYWPY; this is encoded by the coding sequence ATGGAGGAGAATACTCAAAATCCTGGGAAACCGAAAAAGAACTTCTTGGACCGGTTGGCTGCGAGCCGTTCTGCCGTGGTAGCGTTGATCTTTTTATTGATTTTGATTGTTGGCGTTGATATATATTTCCTTCTGGGGATGCGATTCCGGTCGGCTTCTGGTTTCAGGACCGAAAAACGGACCGGGTTTAGCCTGCCGGCCATACCTCGATCTCCTCGACCCAAGACCTTATCTCCGACTCTGTTTACCGATAAAACAGCTTTAGCTTATCAGATTGCCCAGGCAGATCCGGAGCTGGTCGAAAACCTGCCCTGTTATTGTGGATGTTATAGGACCCATCACCATCAGAATAATTTAGATTGTTATGTGGATACCCATTCTGCAGGTTGAGAGATCTGTCGGTCTATTACGCTGGAGGCGTATGAAATGAAGGGAAAAGGTTATTCCCTGGCCGCCATCAAAGAGGCTATCGATAAAAAATACGCCTTTTACTGGCCTTATTAA